The genomic stretch GGATTTCCTCTGTAACGAGGCCGAACGTCTGGGCTACCATATCACCAAAATATTTTTGACCCATGGCCACCCTGACCATGTCAACGGCCTGGGTGGTGTTCTGCGCCGTCACAACGTTCCGGTCTATATTTCCAAGCACGAAGCGCTGTTTTTTCGTCCCAGATCCAAAAATCTGGTGGATGTCGTGGACAAAGAAAAACTTTCATTGGGGGATATCACCTTTGATGTCCTGCACGCGCCGGGGCATACGCCAGGATGCCAGCTCTTTTTGGCGCAAGGCCAATTGATCAGCGGGGATGTGCTTTTTATTGATGGATGCGGCCGCTGCGATCTTCCCGGCAGCGACCCGAGGGCCATGTACCGCTCCCTCACCAACGTCCTCATGAAACTGCCCGACGACACCGTGGTCCATCCGGGACACAATTACGGCCCCACCCCCACCGACACCATCGGCCATCAGAAAAAAACCAACCCCTACCTGCAATGTTCCAGTATGGAAGAATTTCTAGGCGAGCGGATGGGTCTTTAAAAAATCACTGGGGGAGAGTATTTCGATCTTTTTAAAATACCCTAAAGACAAAAGATGAGCATCACCTGAAACAATACAGTC from Candidatus Omnitrophota bacterium encodes the following:
- a CDS encoding MBL fold metallo-hydrolase; the protein is MSRTLLIQQYELGPLNNFLYLLGDTATKEMAVVDPAWEPDFLCNEAERLGYHITKIFLTHGHPDHVNGLGGVLRRHNVPVYISKHEALFFRPRSKNLVDVVDKEKLSLGDITFDVLHAPGHTPGCQLFLAQGQLISGDVLFIDGCGRCDLPGSDPRAMYRSLTNVLMKLPDDTVVHPGHNYGPTPTDTIGHQKKTNPYLQCSSMEEFLGERMGL